In Daphnia magna isolate NIES linkage group LG5, ASM2063170v1.1, whole genome shotgun sequence, a single genomic region encodes these proteins:
- the LOC116923448 gene encoding keratin-associated protein 19-2: MAIVKVLCLFALIQFSAAQFLGGLGYGSYGGLGYGGLGGFGGYGAGYGGYGINPYGYGTSYYGASPFGFNSALYGGFGGYGGYGGYGGHGGYGGYGGHGGYGGYGGHGGYGGYGGYGGYGYGSYGYGRGLYGGYSPLAGLY, translated from the exons atggctaTCGTCAAG GTTTTGTGTCTGTTCGCTCTCATCCAATTCTCTGCCGCCCAGTTTCTGGGAGGCCTTGGCTATGGAAGTTATGGTGGTCTAGGATACGGCGGACTTGG TGGCTTTGGAGGCTACGGCGCTGGCTATGGAGGTTACGGAATCAATCCTTACG GTTACGGAACTAGCTATTATGGCGCAAGTCCGTTTGGCTTTAACTCCGCTCTGTACGGAGGATTCGGAGGCTATGGTGGGTACGGAGGCTACGGTGGGCACGGTGGGTACGGAGGCTACGGTGGACACGGTGGGTACGGAGGCTACGGTGGACACGGTGGATACGGTGGATACGGTGGATACGGTGGATACGG CTACGGCAGCTACGGTTATGGTCGCGGTCTGTACGGTGGCTATTCTCCCCTGGCTGGTCTTTATTAA
- the LOC116923449 gene encoding prisilkin-39, with protein MDPHHIIGTFILFALCCTFTLSDDSQDQALKALAGLTAVGNRRSYGGGNAYGGQYQPIPIQSYGYQQPQVIIPQKGTKAKGWTKHIFKSSNKAASSSYPSYVIGPYGGPSNIGGSAYASRFGDYPNGYNNGYSRSYGPSYAPAYVPPYNNAPYVPPYQPPFAAGAGGFNFYPVQPPLVGSSLYGSPAYGSFYGLNYNGNFGAGGFGAGYQSYTPTLVGAFDNYRGPIYYGGFRPTLGPYGGKPFSDLLSVTDSYGRPLFPYPSTANLFAKKSDS; from the exons ATGGATCCACATCACATCATCGGAACG TTTATTTTATTCGCCCTATGCTGCACATTCACCTTATCGGATGATTCGCAAGATCAAGCCCTAAAGGCTCTTGCTGGCCTTACAGCCGTTGGGAATCGTCGTAGTTACGGTGGTGGCAATGCTTACGGAGGCCAATATCAACCCATTCCAATTCAATCTTACGGCTACCAGCAACCGCAAGTGATTATTCCTCAAAAGGGAACGAAAGCCAAAGGCTGGACGAAGCATATTTTCAAATCATCAAACAAAGCAGCCAGTTCGTCCTACCCGTCTTACGTCATAGGACCTTACGGTGGTCCATCAAACATTGGCGGATCAGCGTACGCATCGCGATTCGGTGACTACCCCAACGGCTATAATAATGGTTATTCCAGATCTTACGGACCCTCTTATGCTCCAGCTTATGTTCCACCTTACAATAATGCCCCCTATGTTCCTCCGTACCAACCTCCTTTTGCCGCTGGAGCAGGAGGTTTCAATTTCTATCCAGTACAACCTCCTTTAGTCGGCTCTTCTCTTTACGGATCGCCGGCTTACGGTTCGTTTTACGGTCTTAATTACAATGGCAATTTCGGAGCAGGTGGGTTTGGTGCTGGATACCAATCCTATACACCGACGTTAGTTGGAGCATTTGATAATTATCGGGGACCGATCTATTACGGTGGATTCCGGCCAACATTGGGACCTTATGGCGGCAAACCGTTTAGTGATCTTTTGTCCGTAACGGATTCGTATGGTCGGCCACTGTTTCCTTACCCTTCGACTGCAAATCTTTTTGCAAAGAAATCCGATTCCTAA
- the LOC116923450 gene encoding glycine-rich cell wall structural protein yields MKTMSIIALLALVGICWASSDGLKVKRDDDFEGNESRVQRSYGSVGGYGGGFGGYGGGFGGYGGGFGGYGGGFGGQGGLGGYGGLGGYGGLGGYGSYGGGYGHGSSYGGYGSSYGGYGSSYGGYGGYGGYGGYGGGYGGSYGGGFGGGYGGGIGY; encoded by the exons ATGAAGACT ATGAGCATTATTGCCTTGTTGGCGCTAGTGGGAATCTGTTGGGCTTCATCGGATGGGCTCAAGGTGAAACGCGATGATGATTTTGAAGGAAACGAGAGCCGCGTTCAAAGATC TTACGGGTCTGTTGGCGGTTATGGCGGAGGTTTCGGCGGCTATGGTGGAGGATTCGGCGGCTACGGCGGAGGATTTGGCGGCTACGGCGGAGGATTCGGCGGACAGGGCGGTTTGGGAGGCTATGGTGGTTTGGGAGGATATGGTGGTTTGGGAGGATATGGAAGTTACGGAGGCGGATATGGCCATGGATCCAGCTACGGAGGTTACGGTTCCAGCTATGGTGGTTATGGATCCAGCTATGGCGGCTATGGAGGCTACGGCGGATATGGTGGATACGGTGGTGGCTACGGAGGTAGCTACGGTGGCGGATTCGGCGGTGGCTATg GTGGTGGCATTGGTTACTAA